A genomic window from Pseudogulbenkiania sp. MAI-1 includes:
- a CDS encoding S8 family serine peptidase: MRRAIVIGCLALLPSLCAAVAPDASAPRSEQPAATLHAPLADRDGDGIADSLQARLAQAHPEDRFDVVVTFQQPDQAAAARQALGHFVPRREFKIIPGFAGRLSAAQIRALSHAAGLVRIEEDVQVHTQLNAARPDFGVDKARGLVTGGVTGSGVGICTVDTGVDPNHEQLAGKVAGFLDLVANKTTAYDDNGHGTHVLSIAAGDGSGGADAARYQGVAPGAPVYAAKVLDSSGSGAESAVVSGIEWCAGQSGVRVISLSLAALPPADGNDAMSQAVNAAVDGGKVVVVAAGNDGDEPGTVGSPGAAEKAVTVGACAEWSAPVDTTNHSEGVYLTAFSSRGPITDSHNTVLRIKPDICAPGHSITAAKAGTVNGYVTYSGTSMATPFVAGSVALALEANPTLSPAQVRTLLEGTAQDRGTTGKDNEWGAGLIDAYAFVARAQNPASILATAFPTTQRIAPASVASNSTWSYPFDVSDTSKPIAAIVTIVGQPICTLRLFGSCFAYQWDPDLDARLRAPDGTILAYSGCMGEGTECASPRAPLVALGRQETLHAMPTVAGQYRVEVWGAQDSVNQGKGGSFALDLSQGPLANIVVPPDFALTTSPASQSVVSGSSTSYTATVTPSGGFGDPVDLSVSGLPVGAGASFSPDPITGGAGSSTLSVTTAGTTPAGSYPLTIIGSGGGLTRSSGVSLVVTAPNADFALSATPTSRTVKRGGRANYTETVTALNGFNGAVTLSATGLPSGATFSFSPNPVTGSGSSTLTVRTSKTTPRGSYTLTVSGVSGSLSHSHSLGLTVQ; this comes from the coding sequence ATGCGCCGGGCCATCGTCATCGGGTGTCTTGCCCTTCTTCCCTCCCTCTGTGCCGCCGTGGCGCCGGATGCCTCGGCGCCGCGCTCCGAGCAGCCGGCGGCCACGCTGCATGCGCCGCTGGCCGACCGCGACGGCGACGGCATCGCCGACAGCCTGCAGGCGCGGCTCGCCCAGGCGCATCCGGAAGACCGCTTCGACGTGGTGGTGACCTTCCAGCAACCCGACCAGGCCGCCGCGGCACGCCAGGCGCTCGGCCACTTCGTACCACGCCGCGAATTCAAGATCATCCCCGGCTTTGCCGGCCGCCTGAGCGCCGCCCAGATCCGCGCGCTGTCGCACGCCGCCGGCCTGGTGCGCATCGAGGAGGACGTCCAGGTCCACACCCAGCTCAACGCCGCACGCCCCGATTTCGGCGTCGATAAGGCGCGTGGACTGGTGACGGGCGGGGTGACCGGCAGCGGCGTGGGCATCTGCACGGTCGATACCGGCGTCGATCCCAACCACGAGCAGCTGGCCGGCAAGGTGGCCGGCTTCCTCGATCTGGTGGCGAACAAGACCACGGCTTACGACGACAACGGCCACGGCACCCACGTGCTGTCCATCGCCGCCGGCGACGGCAGCGGCGGTGCGGACGCGGCCCGCTACCAGGGTGTGGCGCCGGGGGCGCCGGTCTACGCCGCCAAGGTGCTCGATAGCAGCGGGTCCGGCGCCGAGAGCGCGGTGGTGAGCGGCATCGAATGGTGCGCCGGGCAGTCTGGTGTGCGCGTTATCTCGCTGAGCCTGGCGGCGCTGCCGCCGGCCGACGGCAACGACGCCATGAGCCAGGCGGTCAATGCGGCGGTGGATGGCGGCAAGGTGGTGGTGGTCGCCGCCGGCAACGACGGCGACGAACCGGGCACGGTCGGTTCGCCCGGCGCGGCGGAAAAGGCCGTCACCGTCGGCGCCTGCGCCGAATGGTCGGCGCCGGTAGACACCACCAACCACTCCGAAGGCGTGTATCTCACCGCCTTCTCCAGCCGCGGCCCGATCACCGATAGCCACAATACCGTGCTGCGCATCAAGCCCGATATCTGCGCGCCGGGCCACAGCATCACCGCGGCCAAAGCCGGCACGGTGAACGGCTACGTCACCTACAGCGGCACCTCGATGGCCACCCCGTTCGTGGCCGGCAGCGTGGCGTTGGCGCTGGAGGCCAATCCGACGCTGAGCCCGGCGCAGGTGCGCACCTTGCTGGAAGGCACGGCGCAGGACCGCGGTACTACCGGGAAGGACAACGAATGGGGGGCGGGCCTGATCGACGCCTACGCCTTCGTCGCCCGTGCGCAGAACCCGGCGTCGATCCTGGCGACGGCGTTTCCCACTACCCAGCGCATCGCCCCGGCCAGCGTCGCCAGCAACAGCACCTGGAGTTACCCTTTCGACGTCAGCGATACCAGCAAGCCGATCGCCGCCATCGTCACCATCGTCGGCCAGCCGATCTGCACGCTGCGGCTGTTCGGTTCCTGCTTCGCCTACCAATGGGACCCCGATCTCGATGCACGCCTGCGGGCACCCGACGGCACCATCCTGGCCTACAGCGGCTGCATGGGGGAGGGAACGGAGTGCGCCTCGCCGCGCGCGCCGCTGGTGGCGCTCGGCCGCCAGGAAACGCTGCACGCCATGCCGACGGTGGCGGGGCAATACCGCGTCGAGGTGTGGGGTGCCCAGGACAGCGTCAACCAGGGCAAGGGCGGCAGCTTCGCGCTCGATCTGTCGCAGGGACCGCTCGCCAACATCGTCGTTCCGCCGGATTTTGCCTTGACGACCTCGCCAGCGAGCCAGAGCGTGGTGAGCGGCAGTAGCACCAGCTATACCGCGACGGTCACGCCGTCGGGAGGGTTCGGCGACCCGGTCGATCTGAGCGTGAGCGGCCTGCCGGTCGGAGCCGGCGCGAGCTTCAGTCCCGACCCGATCACGGGCGGCGCCGGCAGCTCGACGCTGAGCGTGACCACGGCCGGCACGACCCCGGCCGGCAGCTACCCGCTGACCATCATCGGCAGTGGGGGCGGTCTTACCCGCAGCAGTGGCGTTTCGCTGGTGGTCACGGCGCCGAACGCTGATTTCGCGCTGTCCGCCACGCCGACCAGCCGCACCGTCAAGCGCGGCGGCCGTGCCAACTACACCGAAACGGTCACCGCCCTGAACGGTTTCAACGGTGCCGTCACGCTCAGCGCGACCGGGCTGCCGAGCGGGGCGACATTCAGCTTCAGCCCCAACCCGGTGACGGGCTCCGGTTCGTCCACCCTGACGGTCAGGACCAGCAAGACCACCCCGCGCGGCAGCTACACGCTGACGGTGAGCGGGGTAAGCGGCAGCCTGAGCCATAGCCACTCCCTGGGGCTGACAGTGCAGTGA
- a CDS encoding HAD hydrolase-like protein: protein MKYRLAIFDFDGTLADTFPVFTGMLDELARQHGFRPIAPGEIPALRHCSARQIMRHVGLPRWKLPLVAKSGIALMRREAHAIALFDGMEETLRYLAQRGVMLSILTSNSCENVRLVMGPQSMELFTHLECGMSIFGKQARIRKVLGRTAIPGREAIYIGDQITDGEAARKAGVAFGAVSWGYGAIESLRQCAPDEVFDSVAAIRRIA from the coding sequence ATGAAATATCGTTTGGCCATTTTCGACTTCGATGGCACGCTCGCCGATACCTTCCCGGTCTTCACCGGCATGCTCGACGAGCTGGCGCGGCAGCACGGCTTCCGGCCGATCGCCCCGGGCGAGATACCGGCCCTGCGCCACTGCAGCGCGCGCCAGATCATGCGCCACGTCGGTCTGCCGCGCTGGAAGCTGCCGCTGGTGGCGAAGAGCGGCATCGCGCTGATGCGGCGCGAAGCCCACGCCATCGCCTTGTTCGACGGCATGGAAGAGACCCTGCGCTATCTGGCGCAGCGGGGCGTCATGCTGTCCATTCTCACTTCCAACTCCTGCGAGAACGTGCGGCTTGTCATGGGGCCGCAGAGCATGGAGCTGTTCACCCACCTCGAGTGCGGCATGTCGATCTTCGGCAAGCAGGCCAGGATCAGGAAGGTGCTCGGCAGGACGGCGATCCCGGGCCGTGAGGCGATCTACATCGGCGACCAGATCACCGATGGCGAGGCGGCGCGCAAGGCCGGCGTGGCGTTCGGCGCCGTGTCGTGGGGCTACGGTGCGATCGAATCGCTGCGGCAATGCGCGCCGGACGAGGTGTTCGATTCGGTGGCGGCCATCCGCCGGATTGCCTGA
- a CDS encoding glutamate-5-semialdehyde dehydrogenase: MDVKDYMQRVGRAARAASRAIARADTHQKNKALLAMADAIERESEQLIAANMLDLEAARQNGLEEAFIDRLTLSDKTIHGMAEGLRQIAALPDPVGEMDDFTYRPSGIQLGKMRVPLGVIGIIYEARPNVTADAAGLCLKSGNATILRGGSEAFHSNQAIARCVHEGLRLAGLPAEAVQVVETTDRAAVGELITMPEYVDVIVPRGGKSLIARISQDARVPVIKHLDGNCHVYVDDTANPDKAVAIVVNAKTQRYAPCNTMETLLVHEASAEFMLPKLAAPLWEKGVELRGCERTRIILGEKVVPATEDDWYAEYSAPILAVKVVKDLDEAIQHINDYGSHHTDAIVSEDYSRTRRFLREVDSASVMVNASTRFADGFEYGLGAEIGISTDKIHARGPVGLHGLTSQKWVVLGDGQVRS; encoded by the coding sequence ATGGACGTCAAGGACTACATGCAGCGCGTCGGCCGCGCCGCCCGCGCCGCCAGCCGCGCCATCGCCCGCGCCGATACCCATCAGAAAAACAAGGCCTTGCTGGCCATGGCCGACGCCATCGAGCGCGAGAGCGAGCAGTTGATCGCCGCCAACATGCTCGACCTCGAGGCGGCGCGCCAGAACGGTCTGGAAGAGGCCTTCATCGACCGCCTGACGCTGTCGGACAAGACCATCCACGGCATGGCCGAGGGCTTGCGCCAGATCGCCGCGCTGCCCGACCCGGTGGGCGAGATGGACGACTTCACCTACCGTCCGTCCGGCATCCAGCTCGGCAAGATGCGCGTGCCGCTCGGTGTGATCGGCATCATCTACGAGGCCCGCCCCAACGTCACCGCCGACGCCGCCGGGCTGTGCCTGAAGTCGGGCAACGCCACCATCCTGCGCGGCGGCTCGGAAGCCTTCCACAGCAACCAGGCCATCGCCCGCTGCGTGCACGAGGGCCTGCGTCTGGCCGGGCTGCCGGCCGAGGCGGTGCAGGTGGTCGAGACTACCGACCGCGCCGCGGTGGGCGAGCTCATCACCATGCCGGAGTACGTCGACGTGATCGTGCCGCGCGGCGGCAAGAGCCTGATCGCGCGCATCAGCCAGGACGCGCGCGTGCCGGTGATCAAGCACCTGGACGGCAACTGCCACGTCTACGTCGACGACACCGCCAACCCGGACAAGGCCGTGGCCATCGTGGTCAACGCCAAGACCCAGCGCTACGCGCCGTGCAACACCATGGAGACGCTGCTGGTGCACGAGGCCTCCGCCGAGTTCATGCTGCCGAAGCTCGCCGCCCCGCTGTGGGAAAAAGGCGTGGAGCTGCGCGGCTGCGAACGCACCCGCATCATCCTGGGCGAGAAGGTGGTGCCGGCGACCGAGGACGACTGGTACGCCGAGTACTCGGCGCCGATCCTGGCGGTGAAGGTGGTGAAGGACCTCGACGAGGCGATCCAGCACATCAACGACTACGGCAGCCACCACACCGACGCCATCGTCAGCGAGGACTACAGCCGCACCCGCCGCTTCCTGCGCGAGGTGGATTCGGCCAGCGTAATGGTCAACGCCAGCACGCGCTTCGCCGACGGCTTCGAGTACGGCCTGGGCGCCGAGATCGGCATCTCCACCGACAAGATCCACGCACGCGGCCCGGTCGGCCTGCACGGGCTGACCAGCCAGAAGTGGGTAGTGCTGGGCGACGGCCAGGTGCGCAGCTGA
- a CDS encoding propionate--CoA ligase: protein MHDTARQTPARRRNRMTAYREFHRQSIEQPETFWGREAARIDWHRPYDRVLAYDNPPFRRWFAGGETNLCHNAVDRHVAERGDQPALIYVSTETGAERVYSFAELQQEVARFAAILAAQGVGKGDRVLIYMPMIAEAVFAMLATVRLGAVHSVVFGGFASASLAARIEDARPKVMVTADAGLRGGKVIAYKPLVDEALELAGAAAPDKVILVNRGVAEAPMMKPGRDLDYATLRQQHLNDRAEVVWVESGHPSYILYTSGTTGKPKGVERDTGGYAVALAASMEYIYGGRAGETFFSTSDIGWVVGHSYIVYGPLIAGMATLVYEGLPTNPDPAVWWHLVEKYRVSVMFSAPTAIRVLKKQDPAWLHRHDLSSLKALFLAGEPLDEPTASWIAGELKVPVIDNYWQTETGWPMLTVCNGVERQPVKVGSPGLPVYGYNLKLVDEASGQEVGVGEKGVIAIVPPLPPGCLSTVWGQDERFVQTYFGGFADQLLYSSFDWGVRDADGYITILGRTDDVINVAGHRLGTREIEEAVSGHGAIAEVAVVGVADALKGQVPQAFAVVRDPSVLADPARRAELEKEVIARVARELGAIANPARVFFVNQLPKTRSGKVLRRSIQAIAEGRDPGDLTTLDDPASLEQVRQAIASA from the coding sequence CTGCACGACACGGCGCGCCAGACGCCGGCACGGAGGAGAAACCGCATGACCGCATACCGGGAGTTTCATCGCCAGTCCATCGAACAGCCCGAAACCTTCTGGGGGCGCGAGGCCGCCCGCATCGACTGGCACCGACCTTACGACCGGGTGCTGGCCTATGACAATCCGCCGTTTAGGCGCTGGTTCGCCGGCGGCGAGACCAACCTGTGCCACAACGCGGTGGACCGGCACGTGGCGGAACGCGGCGACCAGCCGGCGCTGATCTACGTCTCGACCGAAACCGGTGCCGAGCGGGTGTACAGCTTCGCCGAATTGCAGCAGGAGGTGGCGCGTTTCGCCGCCATCCTGGCGGCGCAGGGCGTGGGCAAGGGCGACCGCGTGCTGATCTACATGCCGATGATCGCCGAGGCGGTGTTCGCCATGTTGGCCACGGTGCGGCTGGGGGCGGTGCATTCGGTGGTGTTCGGCGGCTTCGCGTCCGCCAGCCTGGCGGCGCGCATCGAGGACGCCCGGCCCAAGGTGATGGTGACCGCCGACGCCGGCCTGCGCGGCGGCAAGGTGATTGCCTACAAGCCGCTGGTGGACGAGGCGCTGGAACTGGCCGGAGCGGCGGCGCCGGACAAGGTGATCCTGGTCAACCGCGGCGTGGCCGAAGCGCCGATGATGAAGCCGGGGCGCGACCTCGACTACGCCACGCTGCGCCAGCAGCACCTGAACGACCGCGCCGAGGTGGTGTGGGTGGAGTCGGGCCATCCCAGCTACATCCTCTACACCTCCGGCACCACCGGCAAGCCCAAGGGCGTCGAGCGCGATACCGGCGGCTACGCCGTGGCGCTGGCGGCGAGCATGGAATACATCTACGGCGGCCGGGCCGGCGAGACCTTCTTCTCGACCTCGGACATCGGCTGGGTGGTGGGGCATTCCTACATCGTCTACGGCCCGCTGATCGCCGGCATGGCGACGCTGGTGTACGAGGGCCTGCCGACCAACCCCGATCCGGCGGTCTGGTGGCACCTGGTGGAAAAATACCGTGTCTCGGTGATGTTCTCGGCGCCGACGGCAATCCGTGTGTTGAAAAAGCAGGACCCGGCCTGGTTGCACCGCCACGATCTCTCCAGCCTCAAGGCCTTGTTCCTGGCGGGCGAGCCGCTGGACGAGCCGACCGCGAGCTGGATCGCCGGCGAACTCAAGGTGCCGGTGATCGACAACTACTGGCAGACCGAAACCGGATGGCCGATGCTGACCGTGTGCAACGGCGTGGAGCGCCAGCCGGTCAAGGTCGGCAGCCCCGGCCTGCCGGTGTACGGCTACAACCTCAAGCTGGTGGACGAGGCCTCCGGGCAGGAGGTCGGCGTCGGCGAGAAGGGCGTGATCGCCATCGTGCCGCCCTTGCCTCCGGGCTGCCTGAGCACGGTGTGGGGGCAGGACGAACGCTTCGTCCAGACCTATTTCGGCGGCTTCGCCGACCAGTTGCTGTATTCCTCGTTCGACTGGGGCGTGCGCGACGCCGACGGCTACATCACCATCCTCGGCCGCACTGACGACGTGATCAACGTCGCCGGCCACCGTCTCGGCACGCGCGAGATCGAGGAGGCGGTGTCCGGCCATGGCGCCATCGCCGAGGTGGCGGTGGTGGGGGTGGCCGACGCGCTCAAGGGCCAGGTGCCGCAGGCCTTCGCCGTGGTGCGCGACCCGAGCGTGCTGGCCGACCCGGCCCGCCGTGCCGAATTGGAAAAGGAAGTGATCGCCAGGGTTGCCCGTGAACTGGGCGCGATCGCCAACCCGGCGCGGGTGTTCTTCGTCAATCAACTGCCCAAGACCCGCTCCGGCAAGGTGCTGCGACGCTCGATCCAGGCCATTGCCGAGGGGCGCGACCCGGGCGATCTGACCACGCTGGACGATCCGGCGAGTCTGGAACAGGTGCGTCAGGCCATCGCCAGTGCCTGA
- a CDS encoding SiaC family regulatory phosphoprotein, which translates to MMTSAPARPDFYLAASASTPEVDFRFHSGRLLLRGVSCPDDAAAFYDRLFRPLTPYLADRSHADLELTLALTRLDTASANQLLTLADLLNNAQAKGWNVHCHVFHDEDDARLQAFYRVLAYEFPGLLAAPLAQVA; encoded by the coding sequence ATGATGACCTCTGCCCCCGCCCGCCCCGATTTCTACCTAGCCGCCAGCGCCAGCACGCCGGAAGTCGATTTCCGCTTCCACAGCGGCCGCCTGCTGCTGCGCGGGGTCAGTTGCCCCGACGACGCCGCCGCCTTCTACGACCGCCTGTTCCGGCCGTTGACGCCCTACCTCGCCGACCGCAGCCATGCCGACCTCGAGCTGACGCTGGCCCTGACCCGGCTCGACACCGCCAGCGCCAACCAGCTCTTGACCCTGGCCGACCTGCTCAACAACGCCCAGGCCAAAGGCTGGAACGTGCACTGCCATGTGTTCCACGACGAGGACGATGCCCGGCTGCAGGCGTTCTACCGTGTGCTGGCATACGAGTTTCCCGGGCTGCTGGCCGCGCCGCTAGCCCAAGTCGCGTAA
- a CDS encoding DUF3422 family protein, translating into MTTLTPHPLRRVLNDEAHARPYASIPSPARLTSLTLYYDYDDASQREALVDLAQALGLPAPAGNAAHYTAYAGDLTVRWSLHAEFARYTFILAGDFAEPFDRTALDRLPARWLDRLPGQVLVALHAVLLKGGSASSPDEIAARWFGGGELIGSRIGDGNGIAYTDLQLHPDPRLSEGFSRYVVLDEDMGPNQSGRMLQRLFEIETYRMLALLALPIAKEQMRELDRLDVVLRSLTERMGKPDSRDAQLLAELEDLSTRTEQLISESQYRISATRAYYSLVERRIGELRESRLPGMQPFHEFMERRMAPAMSTCDTVVKRQDRLTDRLQRSTALLRTRVEVLHEEQNRALLASMDRRAAMQLRLQETVEGLSVGVLTYYAVSLLSYLFKAAKAAGLHVNAELATGIAIPIVAVAVWYGVRKVRDGLGH; encoded by the coding sequence ATGACCACCCTCACCCCACACCCCTTGCGCCGCGTCCTCAATGACGAGGCGCACGCGCGGCCGTACGCCTCGATCCCGTCGCCGGCCCGGCTGACCTCGCTCACCCTGTACTACGACTACGACGACGCCAGCCAGCGCGAGGCGCTGGTCGATCTGGCCCAGGCGCTGGGCCTGCCGGCCCCGGCCGGCAACGCCGCGCACTACACTGCCTACGCCGGCGACCTGACCGTGCGCTGGTCGCTGCATGCCGAGTTCGCGCGCTACACCTTCATCCTCGCCGGCGACTTTGCCGAGCCCTTCGACCGCACCGCGCTCGACCGCCTGCCCGCCCGCTGGCTCGACCGCCTGCCCGGCCAGGTGCTGGTGGCGTTGCACGCGGTGCTGCTCAAGGGCGGTTCGGCCAGTTCGCCGGACGAGATCGCGGCGCGCTGGTTCGGCGGCGGCGAGCTGATCGGCTCGCGCATCGGCGACGGCAACGGCATCGCCTACACCGACCTGCAACTGCACCCCGACCCGCGCCTGTCGGAGGGCTTTTCGCGCTACGTGGTGCTGGACGAGGACATGGGACCGAACCAGTCCGGGCGCATGTTGCAGCGCCTGTTCGAGATTGAGACCTACCGCATGCTGGCGCTCTTGGCGCTGCCCATCGCCAAGGAGCAGATGCGCGAGCTCGACCGCCTCGACGTGGTGCTGCGCTCGCTGACCGAGCGCATGGGCAAGCCGGACAGCCGCGACGCCCAGCTGCTCGCCGAGCTGGAAGACCTCTCCACGCGCACTGAGCAGCTGATCTCGGAAAGCCAGTACCGCATTTCCGCCACGCGCGCCTACTACTCGCTGGTGGAGCGCCGCATCGGCGAGCTGCGCGAGAGCCGCCTGCCCGGCATGCAGCCGTTCCACGAATTCATGGAACGGCGCATGGCGCCGGCGATGAGCACCTGCGACACCGTGGTGAAACGCCAGGACCGCCTGACTGACCGCCTGCAACGCAGCACCGCGCTGCTGCGCACCCGCGTCGAGGTGCTGCACGAGGAGCAGAACCGCGCGCTGCTGGCCAGCATGGACCGCCGTGCCGCGATGCAGCTGCGCTTACAGGAAACGGTGGAAGGGCTGTCGGTGGGGGTGCTGACCTACTACGCGGTGAGCCTGCTGTCCTACCTGTTCAAGGCCGCCAAGGCCGCCGGGCTGCACGTCAACGCCGAGCTGGCCACCGGCATCGCCATCCCGATCGTGGCGGTGGCGGTGTGGTACGGCGTGCGCAAGGTGCGCGACGGGCTCGGGCACTAG
- a CDS encoding DUF721 domain-containing protein, with translation MSSFSFRDIARRDSRLSQLASEARALMALDTAFRRLLPAPLADYCRAVRIRDGELVVYADNGVVAARLKLIGPGLLPALTEHGYPASRIRVKVDIRFKPPVKPVKTLALSPAALESIEQAATSVANPLVKGALARLLAHHRRG, from the coding sequence ATGAGCAGTTTTTCTTTCCGCGATATCGCCCGCAGAGACAGCCGCCTGTCACAGCTCGCCAGCGAGGCACGCGCGCTGATGGCGCTGGACACGGCCTTCCGCCGCCTGCTGCCGGCACCGCTGGCGGATTACTGCCGGGCGGTGCGCATCCGCGACGGCGAGCTGGTGGTGTACGCCGACAACGGCGTGGTGGCGGCGCGGCTGAAGCTGATCGGCCCCGGCCTCTTGCCGGCGCTGACCGAGCACGGCTACCCGGCGAGCCGGATCCGCGTCAAGGTCGACATCCGCTTCAAGCCACCGGTCAAGCCGGTCAAGACGCTGGCGCTCAGCCCGGCGGCGCTCGAGAGCATCGAGCAAGCCGCCACCAGCGTGGCGAACCCGCTGGTCAAGGGTGCGCTGGCGCGTCTGCTCGCCCATCACCGCCGCGGCTGA